One segment of Candidatus Melainabacteria bacterium DNA contains the following:
- a CDS encoding MBOAT family protein, translating into MSKQQQKIVHPMIFSTYWFLTALSIFLICYAVSEPKLRVILLLAFCIIFHTHFAGSAGVMPIIGLGAATYFLARSQDKRAQTLGIVVCCLALIFYKYSHFICRDLLGAIGTAQAKQLDAWLDNILPATAPLAISFFVFEFVHYLWERRQGKPIIEKPLDFVHFALFFPSLVAGPIKRYEQFLPSLTAGTRNTSALDFSQGLAQVAAGFFKKIVLADNLTLSINAVTPEFSAISQPERWIFLLALSLRIYFDFSGYSDIAIGIARMMGIDLPMNFNWPYTARNIQEFWHRWHISLSSWVRDYIYIPLGGSRRGALRTIWNGIFAFALCGMWHGAAWNFLCWGLYHGFGLAVATNYRDSLGKIGTTIGWMFDRIPFAARATTFGYVSFGWLLFFYPLAQAFQMCKLLFSGATVQ; encoded by the coding sequence GTGTCTAAGCAACAGCAAAAAATAGTTCATCCAATGATCTTCTCGACCTATTGGTTCCTTACGGCGCTGTCAATTTTCTTAATTTGCTACGCGGTATCAGAGCCAAAGCTCCGCGTCATTTTGCTGCTTGCCTTTTGCATCATTTTTCATACTCACTTCGCCGGTTCAGCTGGAGTGATGCCAATAATCGGACTCGGCGCGGCTACTTACTTTCTAGCCAGGTCGCAGGACAAGCGCGCACAAACCCTCGGAATAGTCGTCTGCTGTCTGGCGCTGATATTCTACAAGTATTCTCACTTCATCTGTCGAGACTTACTTGGTGCAATTGGCACTGCTCAGGCAAAGCAACTAGATGCATGGCTCGACAATATCTTGCCTGCCACAGCCCCTCTGGCAATTAGCTTTTTTGTATTTGAGTTTGTGCACTACTTGTGGGAACGACGACAAGGCAAGCCAATCATTGAAAAGCCGCTCGACTTCGTTCACTTTGCTCTCTTTTTCCCGTCTCTTGTTGCTGGACCAATCAAAAGATACGAACAGTTCCTGCCCTCGCTTACAGCCGGCACCAGAAACACAAGCGCTCTGGATTTTTCTCAAGGTCTGGCGCAAGTAGCAGCAGGATTTTTCAAAAAGATCGTTCTGGCAGACAACTTGACCCTGTCTATAAACGCCGTAACGCCGGAGTTTAGCGCCATATCGCAGCCAGAGCGCTGGATCTTTCTGCTTGCACTGAGCTTGAGAATCTACTTCGATTTCAGCGGATACAGCGATATCGCAATTGGTATCGCCAGAATGATGGGCATCGATTTACCGATGAATTTCAACTGGCCCTACACAGCCCGCAACATCCAAGAATTCTGGCATCGGTGGCATATATCACTGAGCTCATGGGTGCGCGACTACATCTATATTCCACTGGGCGGATCGAGACGCGGAGCACTACGAACAATCTGGAATGGTATCTTCGCCTTTGCCCTGTGCGGCATGTGGCACGGCGCCGCATGGAACTTTCTCTGTTGGGGTCTGTACCATGGATTCGGTTTGGCGGTGGCGACCAATTACCGAGATTCACTCGGCAAAATTGGAACTACCATCGGATGGATGTTCGACCGCATTCCGTTTGCCGCACGCGCTACCACTTTCGGCTATGTAAGTTTCGGCTGGTTGCTCTTCTTTTATCCGCTTGCCCAGGCTTTTCAAATGTGCAAACTATTGTTTTCCGGAGCAACGGTTCAATAA
- a CDS encoding GNAT family N-acetyltransferase, protein MTSLVDARQNLPFSIKPIPRAKLDEAVDIWVLSFGDLRRAFWRDYAESELDSVLGAYIGDELGAVVGMHDFEVRFFGKWVPCLGVAGVASSPTRRGKGLVNALLTECLKSAHRRKIPLSMLGAARPSFYESMGWAVSDWHYTIELNLDHFVGLAGLGSADAYTIAPSNRHEKAAALREQWLTGGHLGIRRSEKRWQRLASIYGPDFVWKLLVHQNGYMILDLSRSVQKDKLVVAEWVYLDDQAFKDGLAVFANMRRQYKTVEWLDSTPERLLKLGLIDQTNTIRLHTGQLARVVNLEAFEKAINMSLKDVGMRDPLGVMCQNNEEGLTPGQLVQLVTGFWDELPTDWPIVKAGALPKAFTTERF, encoded by the coding sequence ATGACATCTCTGGTGGACGCACGCCAAAACCTTCCCTTTTCAATCAAGCCGATTCCACGTGCCAAATTGGACGAGGCTGTAGATATTTGGGTCTTGTCATTTGGTGATTTGCGGCGGGCGTTCTGGCGAGACTATGCAGAGAGCGAACTGGATTCGGTATTGGGTGCCTATATCGGTGACGAGCTCGGCGCCGTCGTCGGCATGCACGATTTCGAGGTGCGCTTTTTCGGCAAATGGGTACCTTGTCTGGGCGTTGCCGGTGTAGCCAGCTCGCCCACTCGGAGAGGCAAGGGTCTGGTCAACGCACTTTTGACAGAGTGTTTGAAAAGCGCCCATCGCCGAAAAATTCCGCTCTCTATGCTGGGAGCGGCGCGTCCCTCCTTTTACGAGTCGATGGGCTGGGCCGTTTCCGACTGGCATTACACTATAGAGCTCAATTTGGACCATTTTGTCGGTCTCGCTGGCTTGGGCAGCGCCGACGCGTATACGATCGCGCCTTCCAACCGTCATGAGAAGGCGGCCGCTTTGCGAGAGCAATGGTTGACAGGCGGACATCTTGGCATTCGACGGTCGGAGAAGCGCTGGCAGCGGCTGGCAAGTATTTATGGTCCGGATTTTGTCTGGAAGTTACTGGTCCATCAAAACGGTTACATGATTCTAGATTTGAGCCGTTCGGTGCAGAAAGACAAGCTCGTCGTTGCTGAGTGGGTTTACCTCGACGATCAAGCATTCAAAGATGGTCTGGCTGTATTTGCAAATATGCGGCGGCAGTACAAGACCGTTGAGTGGTTGGATTCAACTCCTGAACGGTTGTTGAAATTAGGATTGATAGATCAAACCAATACGATTCGTTTGCACACGGGGCAATTGGCTCGTGTTGTCAATCTTGAGGCATTCGAAAAAGCTATCAACATGTCGTTGAAAGACGTGGGAATGCGCGACCCGCTCGGAGTGATGTGTCAGAACAACGAAGAAGGACTGACTCCGGGTCAGCTAGTTCAACTGGTGACAGGATTCTGGGACGAGCTTCCAACTGACTGGCCGATTGTAAAAGCCGGCGCACTTCCAAAAGCGTTTACTACCGAGAGATTTTAG
- a CDS encoding DUF192 domain-containing protein, whose translation MKRSNLWYRLALPATIVAAALFSPGSEAVEAKMPTGKIGANNTVKLEVAQTEQEIERGLMYRTSLPEDQGMVFIFNPPRPVNFWMAHCFISLDMLFIKNGKIIKIFENVPPCRAQNERDCPTYPAGAGIEVSEVVELAAGYSKRHNVKVGDPVTFDMPK comes from the coding sequence ATGAAACGAAGCAATCTGTGGTATCGACTTGCACTTCCGGCGACGATTGTCGCTGCGGCTTTGTTTTCACCTGGATCTGAGGCAGTTGAGGCAAAGATGCCGACAGGAAAAATTGGCGCTAATAATACAGTCAAGCTAGAAGTTGCGCAGACCGAGCAGGAGATCGAACGGGGCTTGATGTATCGCACATCTCTTCCTGAAGATCAGGGCATGGTCTTTATTTTCAACCCTCCGCGCCCTGTCAATTTTTGGATGGCACATTGTTTTATCTCGCTTGACATGCTTTTCATCAAGAACGGCAAGATCATCAAGATTTTTGAAAATGTGCCACCGTGCCGAGCGCAAAATGAACGCGACTGCCCGACATACCCAGCCGGTGCCGGTATCGAGGTTTCTGAAGTGGTCGAGTTGGCGGCCGGATATTCCAAGCGACACAACGTCAAGGTTGGCGACCCTGTAACGTTCGACATGCCGAAATAA
- a CDS encoding NifU family protein encodes MHEQVEAVLDKLRPMLMMDGGNIELVDVKDNEVYVHLVGACGMCPSSTMTLKMGVERALKEAMPEIIRVVAV; translated from the coding sequence ATGCATGAACAAGTTGAAGCAGTCCTGGACAAGTTGCGTCCAATGCTGATGATGGACGGCGGCAACATTGAATTAGTGGATGTCAAAGACAATGAAGTCTATGTTCACCTTGTCGGCGCATGCGGCATGTGCCCGAGTTCCACGATGACCCTGAAAATGGGCGTCGAGCGCGCTTTGAAAGAAGCAATGCCGGAAATCATTCGCGTCGTAGCCGTCTGA
- the gap gene encoding type I glyceraldehyde-3-phosphate dehydrogenase — protein sequence MARIAINGFGRIGRNALRAYLENPVKGVEIVAINDPLQDIKTSAHLLKYDTVLGELKHSVDHNEDSLIINGKTIHVSKEREPGNCPWSKLNIDIVLECSGVFTDAEKAKAHIAAGAKKVLISAPAKGEDITIVIGVNDKLYDPEKHNIISNASCTTNCLAPVAKVIDEAFGIDHGLMTTIHSYTLDQRLLDTAHSDMRRARAAACSMIPSSTGAAKAIGLVLPHLKGKLNGFAMRVPTPNVSIVDLVVTVKKDVTVEAVNQALKEAAGGALKNLLQVTDVPLVSSDFGGNKHSSIVDAELTMIVENRMVKVLAWYDNEWGYSNRLVELAGIVANKMAVKV from the coding sequence ATGGCGAGAATAGCTATCAATGGATTCGGCCGCATCGGGCGTAATGCCTTGCGCGCCTATCTGGAAAACCCAGTCAAAGGCGTAGAAATCGTTGCAATCAACGATCCTCTCCAAGACATCAAAACTTCAGCTCACTTGCTGAAGTACGACACAGTTCTAGGTGAACTGAAGCATTCAGTCGATCACAACGAAGATTCGTTGATCATCAACGGAAAGACCATTCATGTTTCGAAAGAGCGTGAACCAGGCAATTGCCCATGGAGCAAGCTCAATATCGACATCGTTTTGGAATGCAGCGGCGTATTTACCGATGCTGAAAAAGCGAAAGCTCACATCGCAGCCGGCGCCAAGAAAGTGTTGATTTCAGCTCCAGCAAAGGGCGAAGACATCACTATCGTTATCGGTGTCAACGACAAACTTTATGATCCTGAAAAGCACAACATCATCTCCAATGCATCATGCACCACCAACTGCCTTGCTCCAGTAGCAAAGGTAATTGACGAAGCTTTCGGCATCGATCATGGCTTGATGACTACAATCCACAGCTACACGCTGGATCAGCGCCTGCTCGACACAGCTCACTCTGACATGCGCAGAGCTCGTGCTGCTGCCTGCTCGATGATTCCTTCCAGCACCGGTGCAGCTAAAGCAATCGGTCTTGTTCTTCCTCACCTGAAGGGCAAACTGAACGGTTTTGCAATGCGCGTTCCAACCCCGAACGTAAGCATTGTTGACCTCGTTGTTACCGTCAAGAAAGACGTAACAGTCGAAGCTGTTAACCAGGCTTTGAAAGAAGCTGCTGGTGGCGCTCTCAAGAACTTGCTGCAAGTTACCGACGTGCCTCTGGTATCGTCTGACTTTGGTGGCAACAAGCACTCATCAATTGTTGATGCTGAATTGACAATGATTGTCGAAAACCGCATGGTCAAAGTATTGGCCTGGTACGACAACGAATGGGGCTACAGCAACAGACTGGTCGAACTTGCCGGCATCGTCGCCAACAAGATGGCAGTCAAAGTCTAG
- the lnt gene encoding apolipoprotein N-acyltransferase, giving the protein MQSSEILVENLGPTTSVAWLQRFSSFEKIPFAFAFGCLLGLSSPGFDQWWLAWIGVAPLLVLLRGCATRMEAFLTGIAFGIGFYLVSLSWYLGLFPLRWLGLDDWLGVQAAGLVWALESIHEALLIGVFSLLVYCLPLRAGYFPHFKRPFFPYLLSVPILWVFFQWVIGTSEFFVGMPVNQLAYSQSHQMPLIQIAKLGGSGLIDFLLILSNCVLAEIFLEFSGAAQKLQERVDQISPKAGCWVDALVVLMVVLAATNWGTEQIQESALSTRPGAESNFYKQTPVIPVAILQGNVTIEEDRLKTSKPVEVANRYSKLATNLGVPIIALPEGLLNSDQMTPGNLAGRLKGVAAHEKKEIIVGSIEAMRNGLVNGARLIGTTNRDNLYVKQRLVPFGEFAPLGPLGQTINERLPLSPEVFLKSKSARPLRSIWGGIGVSICVELIYPHLVSNEVRHGANLLVNVSNLGWFHQSFLNRQILAAAVMRAVENGRFVVLATNTGISAVIDPTGVVTSVSYPGKRGSLIDTVQFLYGQTPFSKMWWL; this is encoded by the coding sequence TGCAAAGTAGTGAGATCTTAGTCGAGAATCTCGGGCCTACAACTTCTGTGGCCTGGCTACAGCGTTTTTCGTCGTTCGAAAAAATTCCCTTTGCTTTCGCCTTCGGTTGCCTGCTCGGTTTGAGCAGCCCGGGATTCGATCAGTGGTGGCTGGCCTGGATCGGTGTGGCACCACTTCTGGTGCTGTTGCGTGGTTGTGCGACGCGCATGGAAGCTTTTTTGACAGGAATAGCATTCGGCATCGGTTTCTACCTTGTCTCTTTGAGCTGGTACCTCGGTTTGTTTCCGTTGCGGTGGCTTGGTCTTGACGACTGGCTGGGGGTGCAAGCGGCAGGGCTCGTCTGGGCACTGGAATCGATTCACGAAGCTTTGTTGATTGGTGTCTTCTCTCTGCTGGTCTATTGCCTGCCGCTGCGAGCCGGATATTTCCCTCATTTCAAACGTCCGTTTTTCCCATATCTCTTGAGTGTTCCGATTCTCTGGGTGTTCTTCCAATGGGTAATCGGAACGTCTGAGTTTTTTGTCGGCATGCCTGTAAATCAGCTTGCGTACTCTCAATCGCATCAGATGCCACTGATCCAGATCGCCAAGCTGGGTGGAAGTGGATTGATTGATTTCCTGTTGATTTTGTCTAACTGTGTTCTCGCCGAGATATTCCTCGAGTTCAGTGGCGCGGCGCAGAAACTGCAGGAACGCGTCGATCAGATTTCACCAAAAGCCGGCTGTTGGGTTGATGCGCTCGTGGTACTGATGGTGGTGCTGGCTGCTACCAACTGGGGCACGGAGCAAATTCAGGAGAGTGCTTTATCGACGAGACCCGGAGCGGAATCTAACTTCTACAAACAGACGCCTGTGATTCCAGTTGCGATATTGCAGGGCAATGTCACCATCGAAGAAGACAGGTTGAAGACTTCAAAACCGGTTGAGGTGGCGAATCGATATTCCAAACTGGCAACTAATCTTGGTGTGCCGATTATCGCTCTGCCAGAGGGTCTTCTCAACTCAGATCAGATGACACCCGGCAATCTTGCCGGGCGTTTGAAAGGAGTTGCCGCGCATGAAAAGAAAGAGATAATAGTCGGCTCGATTGAAGCGATGCGCAACGGGCTCGTCAACGGTGCTCGGCTGATCGGCACAACCAACAGAGATAACCTCTACGTCAAGCAGCGATTAGTTCCATTTGGAGAGTTCGCCCCTCTTGGTCCACTCGGTCAGACTATCAACGAGCGGTTGCCTCTGAGTCCGGAAGTGTTTTTGAAGTCCAAATCGGCTCGTCCTTTGCGCAGCATCTGGGGCGGTATCGGAGTTTCGATCTGTGTCGAATTGATTTATCCGCATCTTGTTTCCAACGAAGTGCGCCACGGCGCCAATCTGCTAGTAAATGTCTCCAATTTAGGTTGGTTCCATCAGTCCTTTCTGAACCGGCAGATACTCGCCGCTGCTGTCATGCGAGCTGTTGAAAACGGACGCTTTGTGGTGTTGGCAACGAACACCGGAATATCTGCTGTAATCGACCCGACTGGAGTTGTCACCAGCGTTTCCTATCCCGGCAAGCGTGGCTCACTTATAGACACGGTACAATTTCTCTACGGACAAACTCCTTTCAGTAAAATGTGGTGGTTATGA
- a CDS encoding tetratricopeptide repeat protein: MTWEESINRGTLALARADYATAECAFKSALATAQAEFSPHDERLQQTFSFLGQTYYKLGDHEKAKNFLELSTNADRAEENDTLRLAVDHLSLAQMDSANGESSNARDHFHKAIAVLQTAKTTNFEYSFDATNELEQLFNAASKRENAQTNESFRDLLLKAQENHRARPRTQQYFGTEPNSIVDAWQNLMESGLTLALNKDSESIITAFQNLNSALRIATAMFPADHQYIADSLSSLALVAAQMGLEEEADDLFREASRIFEKNKVDPLKVAMFKMNMANFYTDQFDHQAAIQALSEAAELVEQLDAQENENSSFVDGMSSSFFVLMQKADIHRNARDMIRRGIELEENDRLEQADYYYRNSIELLQKIFGDMHLEVSSILRFRAHILKKLGDKKEAAIADARAQEIEDEIGKRAEQLEQLKANLPAIRYSHF; this comes from the coding sequence ATGACCTGGGAAGAGAGCATCAATCGTGGCACTCTGGCATTAGCTAGAGCTGATTATGCAACAGCAGAATGTGCTTTTAAAAGCGCACTGGCAACGGCTCAAGCCGAGTTCAGCCCGCACGACGAACGATTGCAGCAAACGTTCAGCTTTCTGGGGCAGACCTATTACAAACTTGGCGATCACGAGAAAGCCAAAAACTTTCTTGAACTGTCTACAAATGCCGACAGGGCGGAAGAAAACGATACTCTCAGACTAGCCGTCGATCATCTTTCACTGGCACAGATGGATTCAGCCAACGGTGAATCGTCTAATGCTCGAGACCACTTCCACAAAGCCATTGCAGTTTTGCAAACCGCCAAAACAACAAATTTCGAATACTCCTTTGATGCAACAAATGAACTCGAGCAACTCTTTAATGCAGCTTCGAAAAGAGAAAACGCTCAAACCAATGAGAGTTTCCGCGACTTGCTGCTAAAAGCCCAGGAAAATCATCGAGCCAGACCAAGAACGCAACAATACTTCGGCACTGAACCAAACTCCATTGTCGACGCATGGCAAAATCTTATGGAAAGCGGTCTTACGCTTGCACTGAATAAAGATTCAGAGTCGATAATCACTGCATTTCAAAATTTAAACAGCGCCCTTCGCATAGCCACAGCCATGTTTCCTGCTGACCATCAGTACATTGCAGACAGTCTCAGCTCGCTGGCGCTTGTGGCTGCGCAAATGGGTCTGGAAGAAGAAGCGGATGACTTATTCAGAGAAGCGTCGAGAATTTTCGAAAAAAACAAAGTCGATCCACTGAAAGTGGCGATGTTCAAAATGAATATGGCCAACTTTTACACAGACCAGTTCGATCATCAAGCCGCGATTCAGGCACTCTCGGAGGCTGCGGAACTTGTAGAGCAATTGGATGCACAGGAAAACGAAAACAGCAGCTTTGTCGATGGTATGTCCAGTTCATTCTTCGTACTGATGCAGAAAGCTGATATTCATCGCAACGCCAGGGATATGATACGGCGCGGCATCGAGCTGGAAGAAAACGACAGACTCGAACAGGCCGACTACTATTACCGAAACAGCATCGAACTGCTTCAAAAGATTTTCGGCGATATGCACCTGGAAGTTTCAAGCATTTTGCGCTTCAGAGCTCACATTTTGAAGAAGCTTGGAGACAAAAAAGAAGCAGCCATCGCTGATGCTCGGGCACAGGAAATCGAAGATGAAATCGGCAAGAGAGCAGAGCAATTGGAACAACTGAAGGCGAATTTGCCCGCCATTCGCTACAGTCACTTTTAG
- a CDS encoding enoyl-CoA hydratase/isomerase family protein: MSSGLETSVDKHIGYIRLNRPEQHNAISKEMWLAIPQAMAALQNAGARCIIIHGEGDDFSSGANTAEAAQLKTYEEASDLWHAIRDCLHAVWKFDVPTIAMIHGVCFGGGCLLATACDLRVASEESMFAVPVAWLGLTLDDTTMMRLVTLVGPANAKKLLLTGDSINSAEAHRIGLINNVVPLSNLRSTADGLAKRITTNVPFSIASCKQAINRIMCEQPLCPEENDREVVSAFISETFQDKVKRKRPT, from the coding sequence TTGTCATCAGGTTTAGAAACGAGCGTCGATAAGCACATTGGTTACATCAGGCTGAACCGCCCGGAACAGCATAATGCGATCAGTAAAGAGATGTGGCTGGCGATACCGCAGGCGATGGCGGCACTGCAGAACGCGGGTGCGCGTTGCATTATTATCCACGGCGAGGGAGATGACTTTTCGTCGGGAGCGAACACGGCAGAAGCCGCACAGCTGAAGACTTATGAAGAAGCCAGCGACCTCTGGCATGCGATTCGCGATTGTTTGCATGCTGTATGGAAATTCGATGTTCCCACAATAGCGATGATTCACGGGGTCTGTTTTGGCGGCGGCTGCTTGCTGGCGACAGCCTGTGATCTGCGTGTAGCCTCTGAAGAATCGATGTTTGCTGTTCCCGTCGCCTGGTTGGGTCTGACTCTCGATGATACGACGATGATGCGCCTGGTTACGCTTGTTGGTCCGGCAAATGCCAAAAAGCTTTTACTCACTGGTGATTCGATCAACAGTGCTGAAGCGCATCGTATCGGCTTGATAAACAATGTTGTGCCGCTGTCGAATCTGCGGTCGACTGCAGATGGCTTAGCCAAGCGGATCACTACGAACGTGCCGTTTTCTATTGCCTCGTGCAAGCAGGCTATTAATCGCATTATGTGCGAACAACCGCTCTGCCCGGAAGAAAACGACAGAGAAGTTGTCTCGGCTTTTATAAGCGAAACATTTCAAGACAAAGTGAAGCGTAAGCGCCCGACCTGA
- a CDS encoding phosphoglycerate kinase, whose protein sequence is MKKTIAQAGASTFDGKRVLVRVDFNVPLNEDCTVADDSRIKAAIPTIDFLRKANAKVVLMSHLGRPKGASDKLSLKPVAEKLGELLKTKVAFAKDCIAHEAEKVVNELKNGEVCLLENLRFHAEEEKNEKEFVKKLGALGDVYVNDAFGTAHRAHASTEGVSHIVKPALAGFLMEKEIHHLSQALDNPVRPFATIIGGAKVSSKIGVLENLLGKADVIVIGGAMAFTFLKAQGKQTGKSLVEEDKVDFCRELLEKAKAKGVTIVLPVDVVCAREIKEGAESITVDVDHIPADMMGLDVGPKTSELIDQELSKCKTILWNGPLGVFETKGFEKATYHVIDTLVKLTASGVKTIVGGGDSVAALGAKGVEPEKLTHVSTGGGASLEFIEGLELPGVACLDAAAPATASR, encoded by the coding sequence ATGAAAAAGACAATTGCGCAAGCAGGAGCATCAACTTTTGATGGTAAGCGGGTTCTGGTGCGAGTAGACTTCAATGTTCCGTTGAATGAAGATTGCACTGTAGCTGATGATTCTCGGATCAAGGCTGCTATTCCGACTATCGATTTTTTGCGCAAAGCAAACGCAAAAGTTGTGCTGATGTCGCATCTGGGCCGACCTAAAGGCGCTTCCGATAAGCTCAGCCTCAAGCCAGTAGCTGAGAAGCTGGGTGAACTGCTGAAGACCAAAGTCGCTTTTGCCAAAGATTGCATCGCCCATGAAGCAGAGAAAGTTGTAAACGAACTGAAGAACGGTGAAGTCTGCTTGCTGGAAAACCTCCGCTTCCATGCCGAAGAAGAGAAGAACGAAAAAGAATTTGTCAAGAAACTGGGTGCGCTCGGTGATGTCTACGTCAACGATGCATTCGGTACTGCTCACAGAGCGCACGCCAGCACCGAAGGCGTTTCACACATCGTCAAACCGGCTCTGGCAGGCTTTTTGATGGAGAAGGAAATTCACCACCTGTCGCAGGCGCTGGATAACCCGGTCAGACCATTCGCCACTATCATCGGTGGCGCCAAGGTCTCTTCCAAAATCGGTGTTCTGGAAAACCTGCTTGGCAAAGCTGATGTAATCGTGATTGGCGGAGCGATGGCTTTCACTTTCTTGAAAGCGCAGGGCAAGCAAACCGGCAAGTCGCTCGTCGAAGAAGACAAAGTCGATTTCTGTCGTGAATTGCTCGAGAAGGCCAAAGCCAAAGGCGTCACCATCGTGCTTCCAGTCGACGTAGTCTGCGCCAGAGAGATCAAAGAAGGCGCAGAAAGTATCACTGTCGATGTGGACCATATTCCAGCCGATATGATGGGGCTTGATGTCGGTCCTAAAACTTCCGAGTTGATCGACCAGGAACTCTCTAAGTGCAAAACCATTCTCTGGAACGGACCACTTGGTGTATTCGAAACCAAAGGATTTGAGAAGGCGACGTACCACGTCATCGATACGCTCGTTAAGCTCACCGCCAGCGGTGTCAAGACGATTGTCGGCGGCGGTGATTCCGTAGCGGCCCTTGGTGCTAAAGGCGTAGAACCCGAGAAGTTGACGCATGTCAGCACAGGCGGAGGAGCTTCGCTCGAATTCATCGAAGGGCTCGAACTGCCCGGCGTTGCGTGTCTTGATGCCGCTGCACCGGCTACAGCATCGCGCTGA
- a CDS encoding tetratricopeptide repeat protein: MNPRAAQPFVSGLLLISLLLAGAGAAKSQTGERYEMDGKPVSRAFYEAGLLVIDGNNLLRANRYQEASAKLKQAVETAPDYAEAHYNYGLAMAKSGNPAGSIEQFQAAIKLKPSLDQCWISMGGVYQASGQVDNAIKCYRQYLALFPRGAQAAQVSNLIRGLQNESAGTTKPDALGLGTTAPASASPDDYLAEVTKRGTLRWPADHTLLRVFIRPPVRVAGYLPRYDAVLRQSFDDWAKASGGALKFQFQSVPANADIEVTWTSDPSKLANKAEAGETRLTSSRFGIVHGVIQILTVPMMPGMTVTPNRIRTISLHEIGHVLGLTGHTANPTDAMFYSATIADEWRNLTTRDANTMARLYSSPTTAAVNNGP; the protein is encoded by the coding sequence ATGAACCCTCGCGCCGCCCAACCATTCGTTTCCGGACTATTGCTGATTTCGCTGCTGCTGGCAGGTGCAGGCGCAGCGAAATCGCAGACCGGTGAACGATATGAGATGGACGGCAAACCCGTTTCGCGTGCCTTCTATGAAGCCGGACTGCTCGTTATAGATGGCAACAACCTTTTGCGCGCCAATCGATATCAGGAAGCGAGCGCCAAGTTGAAGCAAGCCGTTGAGACGGCGCCTGACTACGCCGAGGCTCACTATAACTACGGTCTGGCCATGGCGAAGTCAGGAAATCCAGCCGGGTCTATCGAACAATTCCAGGCTGCAATTAAGCTGAAACCCAGTCTGGATCAGTGCTGGATTAGTATGGGTGGTGTATATCAAGCTTCCGGTCAAGTCGACAATGCCATCAAATGTTATCGTCAATATCTGGCTCTCTTCCCTCGTGGCGCGCAGGCCGCACAGGTCTCGAACCTGATCAGAGGACTGCAAAACGAGTCGGCAGGCACTACTAAGCCAGACGCGCTGGGTCTGGGCACGACCGCACCAGCCAGTGCGTCGCCCGATGATTATCTCGCCGAAGTGACGAAACGCGGCACATTGCGCTGGCCGGCAGACCACACGCTGCTTCGAGTTTTTATCCGACCGCCCGTTAGAGTGGCTGGTTATCTGCCTCGATACGACGCTGTTTTGCGGCAATCGTTCGATGACTGGGCAAAAGCCTCCGGCGGCGCGTTGAAGTTTCAGTTTCAGTCTGTGCCTGCAAATGCCGATATCGAAGTTACGTGGACCAGCGACCCTTCAAAGCTTGCCAACAAAGCCGAGGCTGGCGAAACCCGTTTGACGAGCAGCAGGTTTGGCATAGTACACGGCGTTATTCAGATTCTGACGGTGCCGATGATGCCCGGTATGACTGTCACTCCCAACAGAATTCGCACAATCTCATTACACGAAATAGGACACGTGCTAGGGTTGACTGGGCACACGGCTAACCCCACTGATGCGATGTTTTACTCTGCAACAATCGCTGACGAATGGCGAAATTTGACGACACGGGATGCGAACACAATGGCGCGACTGTACTCTTCCCCCACAACTGCAGCGGTGAACAATGGTCCATAG